A genomic window from Yoonia rosea includes:
- a CDS encoding glycosyltransferase family 2 protein — protein MRISVVTAVMNGCATLPAMLESLSAQGHLDVEHIVQDGGSTDGTLAYLQAHGHRNMMLESCPDTGIYDAINHGIQRTTGEVIGLLHADDQLVDADVFAWVAKALEDPAIDGVYGDLQYVARNDPSRVIRHWKAGAYSAALLRRGWMPPHPTLYLRREVFIRAGLYDTSFRIAGDYDGMLRFLTQGQVRLAYIPKVMVRMKMGGASNKSFAHMIRKSREDYRAIRRHGVGGIRTLVAKNLSKLPQFISRGQV, from the coding sequence ATGAGGATTTCAGTCGTAACCGCAGTAATGAACGGCTGCGCGACCTTGCCTGCGATGCTGGAAAGCCTTTCGGCCCAAGGGCATCTGGATGTCGAGCATATCGTGCAGGATGGTGGATCGACCGACGGGACGCTTGCCTATTTGCAGGCGCATGGACACCGCAACATGATGCTGGAGTCCTGCCCTGACACCGGCATTTATGATGCGATCAATCATGGCATCCAGCGCACGACAGGTGAAGTGATCGGGCTCTTGCATGCGGACGATCAGCTGGTGGACGCAGATGTGTTTGCATGGGTTGCCAAGGCCTTGGAGGACCCTGCGATTGATGGCGTCTACGGTGACCTGCAATATGTTGCCCGCAATGATCCTAGCCGTGTGATCCGGCATTGGAAAGCGGGGGCCTATTCGGCGGCCTTGCTGCGGCGCGGGTGGATGCCGCCGCATCCGACGCTTTATCTGCGGCGCGAGGTCTTTATACGCGCGGGGCTCTACGACACGAGTTTTCGCATCGCGGGGGATTATGACGGGATGCTGCGGTTCCTGACCCAAGGACAGGTGCGGCTGGCCTACATACCCAAGGTGATGGTGCGCATGAAGATGGGCGGTGCAAGCAATAAATCCTTTGCCCATATGATCCGCAAAAGCCGCGAGGACTACCGCGCGATCCGCCGTCACGGGGTGGGCGGGATCAGGACATTGGTCGCCAAGAACCTGTCCAAGCTGCCGCAGTTCATCAGTCGGGGTCAGGTGTAG
- a CDS encoding glycosyltransferase family 2 protein has product MTQLTVIILTCNEAIHIARAILSVRDVADRILVVDSGSTDGTVQIAARHGAKVLRHGWVNHAVQFNWALDQITDTPGWVLRLDADEVMTQTLADEIRAGLPEDVDGYYIGRGIKFMGQLVRHGGICRTPTLRLFRNGRGRCEALWMDEHIVVSGPTGHLRGQVIDDNRHPLDWWVQKHNGYASREVVDVLNAEFGFLPCAGVLPGHGRAAAKRWVKLHIYARLPAGLRAGGYFFYRYVLRLGFLDGRRARSFHVLQGFWYRYLVDAKLAEVRRYMATNGASPVTAIKDVLGIDVIVPVPAKKVLVA; this is encoded by the coding sequence ATGACACAGCTGACAGTGATCATTCTGACCTGTAACGAGGCGATACACATCGCCCGCGCCATTCTGTCGGTCCGTGATGTGGCGGACCGCATCTTGGTGGTCGATAGCGGCTCCACTGACGGCACTGTGCAGATCGCTGCACGTCACGGTGCCAAGGTGCTGCGGCATGGTTGGGTCAACCACGCGGTCCAATTCAACTGGGCGCTGGACCAGATCACGGACACACCGGGGTGGGTGCTGCGACTGGATGCGGACGAGGTGATGACCCAGACCCTTGCCGATGAGATCAGGGCGGGCCTGCCTGAAGATGTGGACGGGTATTACATCGGGCGCGGGATCAAATTCATGGGCCAGCTTGTCAGGCATGGCGGCATTTGCCGGACGCCTACGCTGCGCCTGTTCCGCAACGGACGCGGGCGGTGCGAGGCGCTGTGGATGGATGAGCATATCGTGGTCTCCGGTCCGACCGGACATTTGCGCGGTCAGGTGATTGATGACAACCGCCATCCGCTGGACTGGTGGGTGCAGAAACACAACGGCTATGCCAGTCGCGAGGTTGTGGATGTTCTGAACGCGGAGTTCGGGTTTCTGCCCTGTGCCGGCGTCCTGCCCGGGCATGGCCGCGCAGCCGCCAAACGCTGGGTGAAACTGCACATTTACGCCCGTTTGCCTGCGGGTCTGCGGGCGGGAGGTTATTTCTTTTACCGCTACGTCCTGCGGTTGGGGTTTCTCGATGGCAGGCGGGCGCGGTCCTTTCATGTGTTGCAGGGGTTCTGGTACCGCTATCTGGTCGACGCAAAGCTGGCCGAGGTCCGCCGCTACATGGCGACCAATGGTGCATCACCTGTCACGGCGATCAAGGATGTTCTGGGCATTGACGTGATTGTGCCCGTACCCGCAAAGAAGGTCTTGGTCGCATGA
- a CDS encoding glycosyltransferase, whose amino-acid sequence MKILHIVPAFYPATYWGGPIWSTKAICDGVSALDGVQLRVLTADAAGPAIADRVVPVPLAYTVHYARRLAGHCIAPGLLARMPAAIHWADVVHVTGTYNMPTLPAFVLARAMGKPVVWSPRGGLQATADWPDAPKRRIKHGFEHLAHLLRPKGAVLHVTSAQEASHGTARLGQIARAIIPNAVDVPAELSPRRPRDGQCRLLFLSRLHPKKGVEALFAAMTRLPPHFTLDIYGTGDAEYVRMLQMRANLSAGRIRLHGHVDGAAKAAAFAQADLFVLPSHSENFGIVVAEALAHGVPVLTTQNTPWQDLARHGCGRCIDLPRSNLEAEILALPAQDLVQMGARGRAWMRRDFSTAAMVDAFADLYRGLAQDAFDGVMA is encoded by the coding sequence ATGAAGATTCTACACATCGTTCCCGCGTTCTATCCAGCCACCTATTGGGGCGGTCCGATCTGGTCCACCAAGGCGATTTGTGACGGGGTTTCCGCCTTGGATGGCGTCCAGTTGCGGGTCCTGACGGCTGATGCGGCAGGCCCTGCCATTGCAGATCGGGTGGTGCCGGTGCCATTGGCTTATACTGTGCATTATGCGCGGCGCTTGGCGGGACATTGCATCGCGCCGGGACTTTTGGCGCGGATGCCTGCGGCGATCCACTGGGCGGATGTCGTGCATGTGACAGGCACCTACAACATGCCGACTTTGCCAGCTTTTGTATTGGCGCGTGCGATGGGCAAGCCTGTGGTCTGGTCGCCCCGTGGCGGATTGCAGGCCACGGCGGATTGGCCGGACGCTCCCAAGCGGCGCATCAAACACGGGTTCGAGCATCTGGCCCACCTGCTGCGCCCCAAGGGGGCTGTTTTGCATGTCACCTCGGCGCAGGAAGCGTCGCATGGCACGGCCCGATTGGGGCAGATTGCCCGCGCCATTATTCCCAATGCGGTGGATGTTCCTGCGGAATTGTCGCCCCGCCGCCCGCGTGACGGGCAGTGCCGTTTGCTCTTTCTCAGCCGCCTGCACCCCAAGAAGGGTGTTGAGGCGCTTTTCGCGGCGATGACGCGCCTGCCACCCCACTTCACGTTAGATATTTACGGGACGGGAGATGCCGAATATGTGCGCATGTTGCAGATGCGTGCGAACCTGTCGGCGGGCCGTATCCGGCTGCATGGGCATGTTGACGGTGCGGCCAAGGCGGCGGCCTTTGCGCAGGCCGATCTCTTTGTGCTGCCGTCACATTCGGAAAACTTCGGGATCGTCGTGGCCGAGGCGCTGGCCCACGGTGTGCCGGTGCTGACGACCCAGAACACGCCTTGGCAAGACCTTGCACGGCACGGCTGCGGCCGCTGCATTGACCTGCCGCGCAGTAATCTGGAGGCCGAGATATTGGCCTTGCCAGCGCAGGATCTCGTGCAGATGGGCGCACGGGGCCGCGCGTGGATGCGTCGCGACTTCTCAACCGCAGCGATGGTGGATGCTTTTGCCGATCTGTATCGCGGGCTGGCGCAGGATGCCTTTGACGGGGTGATGGCATGA
- a CDS encoding acyltransferase produces the protein MFRALFWVLRIAAALMRRAGAVLATRLHRASLAKTGAGTRFQTGVRFDSPAQVELGADCYFWRGVGVSGRGAHACLRVGDRVQVNQFAHLDIEGGLTIHDDVMVSEHALIFTHDHGLDPHSLARPAPKVIGAGVWIGARAVILPSCAQIGADAVIGAGAIVTRNVPAGAVVAGNPARIIGQRSTKEVAA, from the coding sequence ATGTTTAGGGCGCTGTTCTGGGTCCTACGCATCGCGGCCGCTTTGATGCGCCGCGCGGGCGCGGTGCTGGCGACAAGGCTGCACCGTGCCAGCCTTGCGAAAACCGGTGCCGGAACGCGGTTTCAGACGGGGGTGCGGTTCGACAGCCCTGCGCAGGTTGAACTGGGTGCGGACTGCTATTTCTGGCGCGGTGTCGGGGTATCGGGCAGGGGCGCGCATGCCTGCCTGCGGGTCGGGGACCGCGTGCAGGTCAACCAGTTTGCCCATCTGGACATAGAGGGCGGGCTGACCATCCACGATGATGTGATGGTGTCCGAACACGCCCTGATTTTCACCCATGATCACGGGCTTGATCCGCATAGTCTGGCCCGTCCTGCACCCAAGGTCATTGGTGCCGGCGTCTGGATTGGCGCGCGTGCAGTGATCCTGCCGTCCTGTGCGCAGATCGGGGCGGATGCGGTCATCGGTGCTGGCGCGATTGTCACCCGGAACGTGCCAGCCGGGGCCGTCGTGGCAGGTAATCCGGCGCGCATCATCGGCCAGCGCAGCACCAAGGAGGTTGCCGCATGA
- a CDS encoding oligosaccharide repeat unit polymerase, whose protein sequence is MENLLIILLALTCTIVPFWMGERYGLVRLVSPMHLLAYFCAFGFLIKVAVYSVDPDLAFYTRFIDTAGAMLRGAGYLAAFVMLMCLGYRLALRPCDPRLAIREARLIAGGLARQGWLFVAAFAVAGLTFALILQARGMSLFSTDLLTAFNQDKQINVNRDGVGATLAGIKMLFVVPKCAFVMLLAQGLVLRAPWLMLQAGVLALLLVMIALVSGDRFELVELLVFACATYLIVVSFLGLRSVLWMIGGAVGVFTMAAYMTALRGVDAGLWEQIVRSTYFLDINAAVMVTDQVGPETYLLGESYGWWTFGWVPRALWLDKPAIDLGVFFKRDVMGVMTGGAFNVTGPGEAFMNFGWAGAFVGFVLGWVYRRAEVVLLAPRHCLRFGAFYLYPLLLYPFVQATLHSSFSGFIVAAVVQAVLIMAMIVVFVPRLRARPVRSAGVAHV, encoded by the coding sequence GTGGAGAACCTCCTGATCATCCTCTTGGCGCTGACGTGCACCATCGTCCCGTTCTGGATGGGGGAACGCTACGGGCTGGTGCGTCTTGTCTCGCCGATGCATTTGCTGGCCTATTTCTGCGCCTTCGGGTTCCTGATCAAGGTTGCGGTTTATAGTGTTGATCCTGACTTGGCCTTCTACACCAGATTCATCGATACAGCAGGGGCGATGCTGCGCGGGGCGGGCTATCTGGCGGCCTTTGTGATGCTGATGTGTCTTGGCTATCGCCTGGCGCTGCGGCCCTGTGATCCGCGATTGGCGATCCGCGAGGCGCGTCTGATCGCGGGCGGTTTGGCGCGTCAGGGATGGCTGTTTGTTGCGGCTTTCGCTGTGGCGGGTCTGACCTTTGCGCTGATCCTGCAAGCCCGTGGTATGTCGCTCTTTTCCACTGATCTTTTGACGGCGTTCAATCAGGACAAGCAGATCAATGTGAACCGCGACGGTGTGGGCGCAACGCTTGCAGGGATCAAGATGCTGTTTGTCGTGCCCAAATGCGCCTTTGTGATGCTTCTGGCGCAGGGGCTGGTGCTGCGTGCGCCGTGGCTCATGTTGCAGGCAGGTGTTCTGGCGCTTTTGCTGGTGATGATTGCGCTGGTCTCGGGGGACCGCTTTGAACTGGTCGAGTTGCTGGTTTTCGCCTGCGCGACCTATCTCATTGTGGTGAGCTTTCTAGGGCTGCGGTCGGTACTCTGGATGATCGGCGGAGCGGTCGGCGTGTTCACTATGGCTGCCTATATGACCGCGCTGCGCGGTGTTGATGCGGGCCTGTGGGAACAGATCGTCAGATCCACCTATTTTCTGGATATCAATGCCGCCGTCATGGTCACTGATCAGGTCGGGCCGGAGACCTATCTGCTCGGCGAAAGCTATGGCTGGTGGACCTTCGGCTGGGTGCCGCGGGCGCTGTGGCTGGACAAACCTGCGATTGATCTGGGCGTCTTTTTCAAACGCGACGTGATGGGTGTGATGACGGGCGGGGCCTTTAACGTCACTGGTCCCGGCGAGGCGTTTATGAATTTCGGCTGGGCGGGGGCCTTTGTCGGGTTTGTGCTGGGCTGGGTGTATCGGCGCGCCGAGGTGGTCTTGCTTGCACCGCGTCACTGCCTGCGCTTTGGCGCGTTCTATCTTTATCCCCTTCTGCTTTACCCTTTCGTGCAGGCCACGCTGCATTCATCGTTCAGCGGATTTATCGTTGCTGCGGTTGTACAGGCCGTGCTGATCATGGCGATGATTGTGGTCTTCGTGCCACGTTTGCGCGCGCGCCCTGTCAGGTCCGCGGGGGTGGCACATGTTTAG
- a CDS encoding lipopolysaccharide biosynthesis protein, with translation MGLRIGIVGVNFLVMLGLAAWLGLETFGRLAAFWGAGLVAGTLVSLGGPVILLRVLTDGGGLRALDIFWVAVLYPVILALVAWGCGALIWPAMPWLAIMSVGFCVNLLGCLASIMRALGSVHLSMALRDAGPQVALGVAGLVLPETGVAAILLLCALVMAGFATVGVLWAIPRMQGTHVLARRYRPYLSLSLWATSVTGMVVAQIDLIVGGAVISGEALGVYALLRRVANLVALPVSVATWVSGPAVSAAKGAGDMAALARASAQGSQIAMLPGLALFGMALFLVLPVLPAMFPQTAGAALSMIFVVLLLGALGQVMLASSFTVATLCGLQRSALAARLLMTGLYLAWFAWWGAELTALTNALGYVGALSLGGLALWWAVWRKLGIDTSAMALWLAKEGQWRTS, from the coding sequence ATGGGCCTGAGGATAGGCATCGTTGGTGTCAATTTCCTTGTCATGCTGGGCCTTGCCGCTTGGCTGGGGCTTGAGACCTTCGGCAGGCTGGCAGCATTTTGGGGGGCCGGGCTTGTCGCGGGCACGCTGGTGTCGCTGGGTGGTCCTGTGATCTTGCTGCGGGTGCTGACAGACGGGGGGGGGCTGCGCGCGTTAGATATTTTTTGGGTCGCTGTGCTTTATCCGGTAATACTCGCTCTGGTTGCTTGGGGTTGCGGGGCGCTGATCTGGCCTGCCATGCCATGGCTGGCCATCATGAGTGTCGGTTTTTGCGTCAATCTGCTTGGCTGTCTTGCCAGCATCATGCGGGCGCTGGGCAGTGTGCATCTGTCAATGGCCTTGCGCGATGCGGGGCCGCAGGTGGCGCTTGGTGTCGCCGGGCTTGTGCTGCCCGAGACAGGCGTTGCAGCCATCCTTTTGCTGTGTGCGCTGGTGATGGCGGGTTTCGCCACGGTTGGCGTGCTTTGGGCGATCCCGAGAATGCAAGGGACGCATGTTCTGGCGCGGCGGTACCGGCCCTATCTGAGCCTGTCGCTCTGGGCGACATCGGTCACGGGTATGGTCGTGGCGCAGATTGATCTGATTGTCGGCGGCGCGGTGATTTCCGGTGAGGCTTTGGGCGTTTATGCCTTGCTGCGCCGTGTCGCGAACCTTGTGGCGCTGCCTGTCAGTGTGGCGACATGGGTCAGCGGGCCTGCGGTGTCGGCGGCAAAGGGTGCCGGTGACATGGCCGCCCTTGCCCGTGCAAGCGCGCAGGGCAGCCAGATTGCGATGTTACCCGGGCTTGCGCTGTTTGGCATGGCGCTTTTTTTGGTGTTGCCGGTCTTGCCTGCCATGTTTCCGCAAACCGCTGGGGCAGCGCTGTCCATGATCTTTGTCGTCCTGTTGCTTGGGGCGTTGGGGCAGGTGATGCTGGCATCAAGCTTCACTGTCGCAACGCTGTGTGGATTGCAGCGGTCTGCACTGGCCGCGCGGCTGTTGATGACAGGGCTTTATCTGGCGTGGTTTGCGTGGTGGGGCGCTGAGTTGACTGCGCTGACCAATGCGCTGGGCTATGTCGGCGCATTGTCACTGGGCGGTCTTGCCCTGTGGTGGGCGGTCTGGCGGAAACTGGGCATTGATACATCGGCCATGGCGTTGTGGCTGGCAAAGGAGGGGCAGTGGAGAACCTCCTGA
- a CDS encoding GumC family protein, whose product MTQRNDAARPDPYDGYRDTFDRITPLDVAAMLRVLWHGKWLVLCVLLFTTGVTGYYAFRMAQPQYTAVATSHLGGTDDATSGMAAPQDRDETALNTAAALVTSDPVLTRVVAALDLLADPEFNRYLTPTKPFSPNALRTQLRHWLAGTTEQPPDEAAILDKTIQNLRRALTVTRQADTYILHITAQSHDADKAVTLANTTAALYLTHMEAAQRQKQVTTEALLQARVTDLRAELAQQDAQAAAIIASAQIQGDIALDALTAQVLAADQDLSEARNALRALEVAPDSGSARNTAEIAQLREKINEIAALKDRRSAQLSVQSEGHAALQQIALQTEATRLVYQSYLAQLQENRMQQGLGTAAGLRITPATEGAYAGPQKMLLLTIATVLGTMLGIFAVVIRHMTRKGFIDASSLHDATGLPVLAQFSRRALRDFNKGGRALATRPQTGLSQAGRRLHTALALTQQGSSAKVILSTSSTAGEGKTHHALLLARTLGMSGKRVVLIGADTCDPLLQSLLGAGPFLAAQHSWTHGALATHCENLGADVLVIPDMTDRHAPLLPDALTLKLDSLRKSYDHIIIDAPPVMAAPEALLFARQSDAIIYAVRWSKTPRDMVQRGLEALRDIGHPATGLVLSHINLRRMRQWSNDPCLSALHAAQTL is encoded by the coding sequence ATGACACAGCGCAACGACGCCGCCAGACCGGACCCGTATGACGGGTACCGCGACACCTTTGACCGGATCACCCCGCTGGATGTCGCGGCCATGTTGCGCGTCCTGTGGCACGGCAAATGGCTGGTCCTTTGTGTGCTTCTCTTCACAACGGGCGTGACCGGATACTATGCATTCCGGATGGCCCAGCCCCAGTACACGGCTGTGGCAACATCCCACCTTGGCGGTACCGATGATGCAACGTCCGGCATGGCCGCCCCGCAGGACCGCGATGAAACGGCACTGAACACCGCCGCCGCCCTTGTTACCTCGGACCCGGTGCTTACACGTGTCGTCGCGGCGCTGGATCTGCTGGCAGACCCCGAATTCAACCGATACCTTACGCCGACAAAACCCTTTTCGCCCAATGCCTTGCGCACGCAGCTGCGGCACTGGCTGGCCGGCACGACAGAACAGCCCCCCGATGAAGCCGCCATTCTGGACAAGACGATCCAGAACCTGCGCCGCGCACTCACGGTCACCCGCCAGGCCGACACCTATATTCTGCACATCACAGCACAGAGCCACGACGCGGACAAAGCGGTAACGCTCGCCAACACGACGGCGGCGCTTTACCTGACCCATATGGAAGCAGCGCAAAGACAAAAACAGGTCACAACGGAGGCCCTACTGCAAGCGCGCGTCACTGATCTGCGCGCCGAACTCGCGCAGCAAGACGCGCAGGCTGCCGCGATTATCGCCTCGGCGCAAATTCAGGGTGACATTGCATTGGATGCGCTGACGGCACAGGTGCTTGCCGCAGATCAGGACCTGAGCGAAGCACGCAACGCGCTGCGCGCGCTTGAAGTCGCGCCCGACAGCGGAAGCGCGCGCAACACAGCCGAAATCGCGCAACTGCGTGAGAAAATTAACGAAATTGCCGCACTCAAAGACCGGCGCAGCGCACAGCTTTCCGTACAGTCGGAAGGGCATGCAGCCCTGCAACAGATTGCACTTCAAACCGAAGCCACGCGCCTGGTTTATCAAAGCTATCTGGCGCAACTGCAGGAAAACCGGATGCAACAGGGACTGGGCACCGCCGCAGGCTTGCGGATCACACCAGCCACCGAAGGCGCATATGCAGGACCGCAAAAGATGCTGCTTCTGACAATCGCAACCGTTTTGGGCACCATGCTGGGCATTTTCGCGGTCGTCATCCGGCACATGACACGCAAGGGTTTCATTGACGCCAGCAGCCTGCACGATGCCACCGGCCTGCCGGTTCTGGCACAGTTCTCGCGCCGCGCCTTGCGCGATTTCAACAAAGGTGGGCGCGCCTTGGCCACACGACCCCAGACAGGACTTTCGCAAGCGGGCCGCAGGTTGCACACAGCGCTGGCGCTGACCCAGCAAGGCAGTAGCGCAAAGGTGATCCTGTCAACGTCGAGCACAGCCGGCGAAGGCAAAACGCACCATGCGCTCCTTTTGGCGCGGACTCTTGGGATGTCGGGCAAGCGGGTGGTCCTGATCGGCGCAGATACGTGCGATCCACTCTTGCAATCCTTGCTTGGCGCAGGTCCCTTTCTTGCCGCGCAACACAGCTGGACGCACGGCGCACTGGCAACCCACTGCGAAAATCTCGGGGCCGATGTTTTGGTGATCCCCGATATGACAGACCGCCATGCGCCGCTTTTGCCCGACGCGTTGACGCTCAAGCTGGACAGCCTGCGCAAGAGCTATGACCATATCATCATTGACGCACCACCTGTGATGGCCGCTCCCGAGGCGCTGCTATTTGCGCGCCAGTCCGATGCGATCATCTATGCGGTCCGCTGGTCAAAGACCCCGCGCGACATGGTGCAACGCGGCCTTGAGGCACTTCGGGATATCGGGCATCCGGCCACAGGGCTTGTCCTGTCACACATCAACCTGCGCAGGATGCGGCAATGGTCCAACGATCCTTGCCTATCCGCGCTCCATGCGGCGCAAACGCTCTAG
- a CDS encoding spike base protein, RCAP_Rcc01079 family — MPDPFDTDYVNLTSPAVAHYVIAPSDVSDLPVRPRALYVNTAGTVALQDAAGEIVAYNLAAGTVLSIRPARVLASGTTAQLVAWY; from the coding sequence ATGCCTGATCCTTTTGACACCGATTATGTGAACCTGACCTCGCCAGCCGTCGCGCACTATGTAATCGCACCTTCTGATGTTTCGGACTTGCCGGTGCGGCCGCGTGCGCTCTACGTCAATACGGCAGGCACTGTCGCCTTACAGGATGCCGCCGGAGAGATCGTTGCCTATAATCTGGCGGCAGGGACTGTGCTATCAATCCGGCCTGCCCGCGTCCTGGCCTCCGGAACCACGGCGCAACTGGTGGCGTGGTACTGA
- a CDS encoding sugar transferase, translated as MFDFQEDILDVTTRSVLEDVHLPSRQMHWSKRVFDIALSALLLPVLATIAAGLLVFNPLFNRGSLMHRQLRMGYAGQPFMAYKFRSMRHVVTQTRGAFDRLEEDRISKLGALLRKCRIDELPQILNVLRGEMSLIGPRPDLFDHALAYQQQVPGYAARHQVMPGISGLAQTEIGYVDGMKGIRRKVAADHYYIAHASLRFDLWIAWRTLCVIARRKGR; from the coding sequence ATGTTTGATTTTCAGGAGGATATCCTAGATGTGACCACTCGGTCTGTCTTGGAAGACGTTCACTTACCTTCGCGCCAGATGCATTGGTCCAAACGGGTCTTTGATATCGCTTTGTCCGCGTTATTGCTGCCTGTCTTGGCGACGATTGCCGCGGGCTTGCTGGTGTTCAACCCTCTGTTCAATCGCGGGTCTTTGATGCATCGGCAGTTGCGCATGGGATATGCGGGTCAGCCGTTCATGGCCTATAAGTTCCGCTCAATGCGTCATGTCGTAACGCAAACACGGGGCGCTTTTGACCGCTTGGAGGAAGATCGCATTTCCAAGCTCGGGGCACTATTGCGCAAATGCCGGATTGATGAACTGCCCCAAATCCTGAATGTCTTGCGCGGAGAGATGAGCCTGATCGGCCCGCGTCCCGACCTTTTTGATCACGCGCTCGCCTATCAACAACAGGTGCCCGGCTACGCCGCACGTCATCAGGTCATGCCGGGGATCAGCGGTCTTGCGCAAACCGAGATCGGCTATGTGGACGGCATGAAGGGAATCAGGCGTAAGGTTGCGGCTGACCACTACTACATCGCGCATGCCAGCCTGCGTTTTGATCTGTGGATCGCGTGGCGCACGCTGTGTGTGATTGCACGACGCAAGGGGCGCTAG
- a CDS encoding ETC complex I subunit — MRARIYKPAKTAMSSGTAKTKHWVLEHVAETAREVDPLMGWTSSSDTQAQVKLEFDSKEAALEYAREHGIDAVVREPKPRKANIRPGGYGENFATNRRGAWTH; from the coding sequence ATGCGCGCACGAATCTATAAGCCAGCAAAGACAGCCATGTCGTCAGGCACGGCCAAGACCAAGCATTGGGTTCTGGAACATGTGGCCGAAACGGCGCGTGAGGTTGATCCGCTGATGGGCTGGACCTCGTCTTCGGATACGCAGGCGCAGGTCAAGCTGGAATTCGACAGCAAAGAGGCGGCTTTGGAATACGCGCGCGAACATGGCATCGATGCGGTTGTCCGCGAGCCCAAGCCGCGCAAAGCGAATATCCGCCCCGGAGGATATGGCGAGAATTTCGCCACCAATCGTCGTGGGGCTTGGACGCATTAG
- a CDS encoding aminopeptidase, which yields MSDYIDPVKLDRLAEVAVRTGVNLQPGQDLVITAPMAALDLVRRITVHAYKAGAGIVTPFFNDDAITLARYEHAPDESFDRAPNWFFEGMAAAFKGGAARMAITGDDPMLLAGQDPAKVARLSKATSLAAKPAMGPIVGFEVNWNIVAYPGAAWAAKVFPDLPVEEAQGKLMDAIYAASRLEGDDPVANWAAHTATLKERVNWLNDQNFSALHYTGPGTDLMLGLAEGHIWKGGASPALNGVTCQPNIPTEEVFTCPHAYKVDGTVAATKPLAHQGSVIEDIAVRFEAGRIVEATASKGEDVLQSLLKTDDGASRIGEVALVPHSSPISQSGTLFYNTLFDENASCHIALGQCYADTIEGGSELSPEELKQKGGNQSIIHVDWMMGSDAVDIDGITKTGARVPVMRGGEWA from the coding sequence ATGTCCGACTATATTGATCCCGTCAAACTTGACCGTCTTGCCGAAGTGGCGGTGCGCACAGGTGTGAACCTGCAACCAGGGCAGGATCTGGTCATTACAGCACCCATGGCCGCCCTTGATCTGGTGCGTCGGATTACGGTCCATGCCTATAAGGCAGGGGCAGGGATTGTGACGCCTTTTTTCAACGATGATGCGATCACCTTGGCGCGCTATGAACATGCGCCCGATGAAAGCTTTGATCGGGCGCCGAACTGGTTTTTTGAGGGGATGGCGGCTGCGTTCAAAGGCGGGGCTGCGCGGATGGCGATCACCGGCGATGACCCGATGCTCCTGGCGGGCCAGGACCCTGCCAAGGTGGCACGGCTGAGCAAGGCAACGTCGCTTGCCGCCAAACCCGCGATGGGGCCGATTGTCGGGTTCGAGGTAAACTGGAATATCGTGGCCTACCCGGGTGCTGCATGGGCGGCAAAGGTGTTTCCCGATCTGCCGGTGGAAGAGGCACAGGGCAAGTTGATGGACGCGATTTATGCGGCCTCGCGTTTGGAGGGCGATGATCCTGTGGCGAATTGGGCGGCGCATACCGCCACCCTGAAAGAGCGGGTGAACTGGCTGAATGACCAGAACTTTTCGGCGCTGCACTATACGGGGCCGGGTACGGATCTGATGTTGGGGCTGGCCGAGGGGCATATCTGGAAAGGCGGTGCGTCGCCTGCGCTGAATGGTGTGACCTGTCAGCCGAATATTCCCACTGAAGAGGTCTTTACCTGCCCGCATGCCTATAAGGTCGATGGCACGGTGGCCGCGACCAAGCCGCTGGCGCATCAGGGGTCTGTCATCGAGGATATCGCCGTGCGCTTCGAGGCGGGGCGGATTGTCGAGGCGACCGCCAGCAAGGGCGAAGATGTGTTGCAGTCGCTGCTCAAAACTGATGATGGTGCAAGCCGGATCGGCGAGGTGGCCTTGGTGCCGCATTCCAGCCCCATCAGCCAGTCAGGAACACTGTTCTACAACACGCTCTTTGATGAGAACGCGTCGTGCCATATCGCGCTGGGCCAGTGCTATGCCGATACGATTGAAGGCGGATCAGAGTTGTCGCCTGAAGAATTGAAGCAGAAGGGCGGCAACCAGAGCATTATCCACGTTGACTGGATGATGGGGTCGGATGCGGTGGATATTGACGGGATTACCAAGACAGGTGCGCGCGTGCCGGTGATGCGGGGTGGTGAGTGGGCGTAA